The Apium graveolens cultivar Ventura chromosome 6, ASM990537v1, whole genome shotgun sequence genome contains a region encoding:
- the LOC141665635 gene encoding uncharacterized protein LOC141665635, protein MLIFSKDNYENCCIRMKAILGANDVWELVEKGLVVPEDETNLNHVQKDQLQARRKKDQKTIMIIHQCLDDSILQKVASATTSKKVWDILNSSFRGDAKMKSVRLQTLRGEFGALRMKESESISDYFSRVLTIVNQMKSNGEEVSDVRVIEKLSKFDYKVVAIEEAKDIHEMTIDELMRSLQSHEEKMLERIEQIEQVLQAKLSFKDNYGRYTSQKGRDRGRERDFLHGQGRGCGQQREEYQKVERCRTSKTQVEEKANLIEDKDNEPSLLLAQKGEENCGDNLWYLWASYHMYGNKNLFVNLDENVNGKVIFGDSSGVPIKGGGPMSQGAGPPKRRRGIPKVRRAMRKFHSRYDSYPLVTGDSKKNKEEFLPLAGEKP, encoded by the exons ATGCTAATATTCTCCAAAGACAATTATGAGAATTGTTGCATTCGTATGAAGGCGATCCTTGGAGCAAATGATGTGTGGGAACTTGTGGAGAAAGGATTAGTGGTGCCCGAAGATGAAACAAATTTGAATCATGTTCAAAAAGATCAATTGCAAGCCCGAAGAAAGAAGGACCAAAAGACGATTATGATCATCCATCAATGTTTGGATGATTCTATACTACAAAAGGTGGCTTCCGCAACAACATCAAAGAAAGTTTGGGATATTCTAAATTCTTCTTTTAGAGGAGATGCAAAAATGAAGAGTGTTCGGTTACAAACACTTCGTGGCGAGTTTGGGGCTTTGCGAATGAAAGAATCCGAATCAATCTCAGATTATTTTTCAAGGGTCTTGACCATTGTTAACCAAATGAAAAGCAATGGAGAAGAGGTAAGTGATGTTCGTGTTATTGAAAAATTATCTAAATTTGATTATAAAGTCGTGGCAATTGAGGAGGCTAAAGATATACATGAAATGACTATTGATGAGCTTATGAGATCACTACAATCCCATGAAGAAAAAATGTTAGAAAGGATTGAACAAATTGAACAAGTCTTGCAAGCAAAATTATCTTTCAAGGATAATTATGGAAGATACACAAGTCAAAAAGGTCGTGACCGAGGACGTGAACGAGACTTCTTACATGGACAAGGAAGAGGATGTGGCCAACAAAGAGAGGAATATCAAAAAGTTGAAAGA TGCCGCACTTCAAAAACTCAAGTTGAGGAGAAAGCTAATCTTATAGAAGACAAAGACAATGAACCCAGTTTACTTTTAGCACAAAAAGGAGAAGAAAATTGTGGAGACAATCTATGGTATCTTTGGGCAAGCTATCATATGTATGGAAATAAAAACTTGTTCGTGAATCTCGATGAAAATGTGAATGGCAAAGTCATTTTTGGAGATTCTTCGGGAGTGCCCATCAAAGGAGGAG GCCCGATGAGTCAGGGAGCAGGTCCTCCCAAAAGAAGACGTGGAATTCCGAAAGTTCGACGAGCAATGAGGAAATTCCACAGCAGATACGATTCTTATCCACTTGTAACCGGAGACAGTAAGAAAAACAAAGAGGAATTCTTGCCCTTGGCAGGCGAGAAACCATAA